A segment of the Gemmatimonadota bacterium genome:
TCAAGCTCATTCACTTACCATTCGGCTTGGGCCTTGCAGCGAGAGTTGAGGGAATACGAGCACACGGGAACCGTGTTCGGCGCGATCAACAAGCGGCAGTTTCAAGCCCTGAAGGTCACCGAGCCCGACCCCGTGGTCGTCAAAGCGTTTGATGCCATGTCCGTGAGTCTGGACGCGCGAATCAGATCGAGCGTTGCGGAATCCCGCACCCTCGCCGCGCTCCTCGACACGCTCCTCCCCAAGCTCATCTCGGGCGAGATCCGCGTACCGGATGCCGAGGGGTTGGTGGAATCCGTCCCGTGACACCCACCTCGTCTTCCTTCACCGAGTCGGAGCTCGAAGCCGCCGCGCTCGAATGGCTTGAAGGCCTCGGCTGGAAGGTAGCCCACGGTCCCGACATCGCCCCGCATGCGGACGGGGCGGAACGGGCGGACTACACCGAAGTCGTTCTGGAACACCGGCTGCGCGACGCCTTGGACCGGTTGAACCCCGACCTACCCGCCGAGGCACTGGACGACGCCTGCCGCAAGATAATGCGCCCCGAAGGCTCCACGCTGGAGGCCCGCAACCGTGCATTCCACCGTCTGTTCGTGGAGGGCGTAACGGTCGAGTACCGGTCCGCCAGGGGTACCGTGCGCGGCGCGCAGGTCTCGGTTCTCGACAACGAGAACCCTACCAACAACGATTGGCTGGCGGTCAACCAGTTCACCGTCGTCGAGGGCGAGTACGAGCGGCGACCGGACGTCGTGCTGTTCGTCAACGGACTTCCGCTGGGCCTGATTGAACTCAAGAATCCGGCGGACGAGAAGGCCACGGTGTGGACGGCCTGGAATCAGATCCAGACCTACAAGGCCGAACTCACGGACCTGTTCGCCTTCAACGCGGTGCTCGTCGCTTCGGACGGGGTCGACGCCCGTCTGGGCACCCTAACCGCCGGGCGCGAGTGGTTCAAACCGTGGCGCACGATCACGGGCGAGACGCTGGCCGGGCCGCATCTGCCCCAGCTGCAGGTGATGCTCGAAGGGATGTGCCAGCGCGGGCGGTTCCTGTCGTTGGTCCGGGACTTCATCGCGTTCGAGGATGACGGCAGCGGCAAGCCGGCCAAGAAGATGGCCGGATATCACCAGTTCCATGCGGTGGAGACGGCGGTACGGGAATCCCTGCGCGCAGCCGCGCTCAGGCGGGAAGCGGATCGGGTCGCCGAGCGGGGAGGTCGGTATGAGTCGGGCAAGAAGCCCGGAGGCGCGCCGGGCGACCGGCGCATCGGAGTCGTCTGGCACACCCAGGGCTCGGGCAAGAGCCTGACCATGGCCTTCTACGCCGGACGGATCGCTCGCGAGCCGGCGATGGAGAACCCGACCATCGTCGTGCTGACGGACCGAAACGACCTCGACGACCAGCTCTTCGGGACGTTCTCTCGCTGCAAGGACCTGCTGCGGCAGCAGCCGACCCAGGCCGGGAGCCGTGCCGACCTGCGTGCCAGGTTGGCGGTCGAGTCGGGCGGCGTGGTCTTCACCACCATCCAGAAGTTCTTCCCCGAAGTGAAGGGCGACCGGATGCCCGAGTTGTCGAGGCGCCGCAACATCGTGGTGATCGCCGACGAGGCGCACCGTAGCCAGTACGACTTCATCGACGGCTACGCGCGCCATATGCGCGACGCGCTTCCCAACGCCTCGTTCATCGGCTTCACCGGCACGCCCATCGAGCTCGAGGACGCCAACACGCGGGCGGTGTTCGGCGACTACATCAGCGTCTACGACATCGAGCGGGCCGTCGAGGACCATGCCACCGTGCCAATCTATTACGAGAGCCGCTTGGCGAAGCTGGCTCTGGACGAGACAGCGCGGCCGATGATCGATCCCGATTTCGAGGAGGCGACCGAGGGCGAGGAGGTCGAGCGCAAGGAGAAGCTCAAGACCAAGTGGGCTCAGCTCGAAGCGGTCGTCGGAGCCCCGCACCGCCTCAAGTTCGTCGCCCGGGACATCGTTTCGCACTTCGACCGGCGGCTCGCAGCCATCGAAGGCAAGGCGATGGTCGTCTGCATGAGTCGCCGTATCTGCATCGACCTCTACCGTGAGTTGACTCGCCTGCGCCCCGAGTGGCACCACGAGGACGACGCCACGGGCGAGATCAAGGTCGTGATGACCGGCAGCGCATCGGACCCTCCCGACTGGCAGCCGCTCATCCGCAACAAGAAGCGCCGCGAGCTTCTGGCGACGCGGTTCCGCGATCCCGGCGATCCCCTTCGGGTGGTGCTTGTGCGGGACATGTGGCTGACCGGCTTCGACGCCCCGAGCCTGCACACCATGTACGTGGACAAGCCGATGCGCGGCCACGGGCTCATGCAAGCCATCGCACGGGTGAACCGTGTGTTCCGGGACAAGCCGGGCGGCCTCGTGGTGGACTACCTCGGGCTCGCCCACGAACTCAAGCGCGCGCTCGCGACCTACACCGAGAGCGGCGGCACTGGCAGAACCACGCTGGATCAGTCCGAGGCGGTCGCCGTGATGTTGGAGAAATACGAGGTATGCCGGAACCTGTTCCACGGCTTCGCCTGTTCCGGGTGGATCGACGGGACCCCATCGGAACGCGTGAGCCTGCTGCCGGCAGCCCAGGAACACATCCTCGCGCAGAGGGACGGCAAGGAGCGCTGTTTGCGGGCGGTGCGCGAACTATCACAGGCGTTCGCGCTCGCCGTGCCGCACGAGGAAGCGATGCGAGTCCGGGACGACGTGGCGTTTTTCCAAGCCGTCCGGTCGGTGCTGGCCAAGCGTGCCGCAGGGGAGGCGCGTACCGAGGAAGAGCTTGACATGGCCATCCGCCAGATCGTCTCGCGGGCCGTGGCCTCGGAAGGCGTCGTCGATATCTTCGCTGCGGCGGGCCTTGAGAAGCCCGACGTGTCGATCCTCTCCGAGGAGTTCCTGGCCGAAGTGCGGGGCATGAAGCGGCGCAACCTCGCGGTCGAATTGCTGCGTAAGCTGCTCAAGGGAGAACTGGCGGTTCGCAGGCGACGAAACGTCGTCCAGGCGCGGTCCTTCGCCGAGATGCTCGACCAGACCGTCCGCCGATACGAGAACCGGGCCGTCGAGGCCGCGCAGGTCATCGAGGAGTTGACTCAGCTGGCCCGCGACATG
Coding sequences within it:
- a CDS encoding type I restriction endonuclease subunit R; translated protein: MTPTSSSFTESELEAAALEWLEGLGWKVAHGPDIAPHADGAERADYTEVVLEHRLRDALDRLNPDLPAEALDDACRKIMRPEGSTLEARNRAFHRLFVEGVTVEYRSARGTVRGAQVSVLDNENPTNNDWLAVNQFTVVEGEYERRPDVVLFVNGLPLGLIELKNPADEKATVWTAWNQIQTYKAELTDLFAFNAVLVASDGVDARLGTLTAGREWFKPWRTITGETLAGPHLPQLQVMLEGMCQRGRFLSLVRDFIAFEDDGSGKPAKKMAGYHQFHAVETAVRESLRAAALRREADRVAERGGRYESGKKPGGAPGDRRIGVVWHTQGSGKSLTMAFYAGRIAREPAMENPTIVVLTDRNDLDDQLFGTFSRCKDLLRQQPTQAGSRADLRARLAVESGGVVFTTIQKFFPEVKGDRMPELSRRRNIVVIADEAHRSQYDFIDGYARHMRDALPNASFIGFTGTPIELEDANTRAVFGDYISVYDIERAVEDHATVPIYYESRLAKLALDETARPMIDPDFEEATEGEEVERKEKLKTKWAQLEAVVGAPHRLKFVARDIVSHFDRRLAAIEGKAMVVCMSRRICIDLYRELTRLRPEWHHEDDATGEIKVVMTGSASDPPDWQPLIRNKKRRELLATRFRDPGDPLRVVLVRDMWLTGFDAPSLHTMYVDKPMRGHGLMQAIARVNRVFRDKPGGLVVDYLGLAHELKRALATYTESGGTGRTTLDQSEAVAVMLEKYEVCRNLFHGFACSGWIDGTPSERVSLLPAAQEHILAQRDGKERCLRAVRELSQAFALAVPHEEAMRVRDDVAFFQAVRSVLAKRAAGEARTEEELDMAIRQIVSRAVASEGVVDIFAAAGLEKPDVSILSEEFLAEVRGMKRRNLAVELLRKLLKGELAVRRRRNVVQARSFAEMLDQTVRRYENRAVEAAQVIEELTQLARDMREANARGEALGLCEDELAFYDALETNDSAVQVLGDETLRDIARELIETVRNNVKIDWTLRENVRANLRRLVKRILRKHGYPPDKREKATRTVLEQAEALSANWTV